The following is a genomic window from Euwallacea similis isolate ESF13 chromosome 4, ESF131.1, whole genome shotgun sequence.
AACGCAGCGGCCTCGCGTTGCCTCTGTTTCCTAAATTTATCGTCCCCCTTCAGACAATAGAGGAATTGTTTCCATCTCGCCAACTTGCACTCAGTTTGGGTCGTTTTTTCCACGGTTACCTTAACCGAAGGTGATGTTTGGATGCTCGACACCAGAGACGTTCGTTTGGGGCTTTGATACAGTGAAGTCGTCTAAAAAAACTCTCCCGCTTCTCACGAATTCTTTTCAAACCATCAGCTTACATTGTAAATAGGACAAACAATCGAGCTTCTCCTCCGACGATTGTCAGAATTTTCCATCAGAAGATCACTTGCTGTACTGCCTATAAACTCCGTCCGTTCGTCGCAATCCTCCCATTCGTCTTCGTCTATTGGAATTTCGCCGCTACCTACCTAAGTCATACGATAATGGGTGCATTCAGGGCGCTGCAGCGCTTTATTGCAGCAGTTGCATTTCGCTGGATCGTTGACTAAAAGCGGTAAAACCTATCACGCTGAAAAGCTGGCATTGCGAATCTTCAGTTATTAGAGCATTTCGAATCGCCAGTTGTCACAAACTAAtgccaattaaaattttcagcgAAATCAAGCTGCAGCGCTGCAAAACCCCTGAATGGGTCTAATAGTGCAACATACTTGACTTATcaataatacagggtgtcccaaaaatatatcgaCAAACTTTAAGGAGTGTTGAGACAcatcaatacaaacttttttcttaaatatgcaTATGTCTGCAAATAAGCCGTTTGAGCAGAAAAGAGGCAATATGGTTTTGATCATGATGATCACTTTTTGCTCGTGTTAGacgttattttattgataaataaacgatGGCTTACagttattgttcaaaatgttgagcATACGCTTCAATACAAAGATTGTGCCGTCAGTTTATGGAATCGCGGACTCCATGGAATATTTCGGAAATAACTTCTAGATGTGTGCAAATGATCGTCGTTCTTGCCAAGAGATCTTCCTCATTAGGAATAGGCATTTCATAAACTAGAGAttcgaaataattgcaaagaaaaaatctaggGTGTTGAAATCAGGAGAACACGGGGGCCAAGCCACGGGACTTGATTTTTCGATCTATCGGTGCGTAGCGGTGAGATCTTCAAATGAGAAAGAAATtaacgtatttttttgttttgcggGTATgtgtttattaaagaaaaaagtttctacCGATATTCCCCACAACCCCTTAAAGTTTGTTAgtatatttttgggacaccttgAATAGTTACTTTAGTAAAATAATGCACTCCTGCGAACTCCAGTAGTGTCGCAATGCAGTAAAAGAAGCTCATCAGCAGGAACCAATCCAGAGCAGTTGCATAGCGCACTTTAGGCAAATCCGTTCTGGAATCCAGGCTTATGGTTGATAGCGTCAAAACCGTGGTTATACCTTAGGCACAAATCAACCTTGGTTGCCTACGTTATCAAAAGAATAAACTTACCCAGTCCGACCCTGTCACTTGTAGCCTCTCGGTGAATCCAGAAGGAAACCCAAGAGAGTACCACGATCAGAATACAGGGGACGTAAACTTGAATCAGGAAATATCCAGTGTGACGCTGGAGATTAAAGGAGACTTCCAACACGGAAAATTCACCTGATAAGTGAGGTATGTGAAGCACTTAAAATTAGTGACGCGATCGGAAAAAGGTACCTTCCCTCCGCTTGAAAGTAAAGTTCCTGGAAGGGTAACTCATTAAGTCAAATTGAGATAACGTCATCCCTGCTACGAAATTCACGCTTTTGTCGTTTTGCCAGTGGTAGACTAAATCTCTAGAAGTGTACGCGTCTGGAAAAATCAGGATCGACGCATTGTTCCTGGAGATTATACGAAACTTACAACTTCCTAATAAAAGGGGGCACGACTGTCTGTCCatgggaaaactttttaattccATGGGGCATTTGGCTTTTATCGTTAACCTAATAATGAGATAAATACAATAATGTGTTTAAACGCAACATTAAGAGAACACTCTTTGcagtttttagattttccggaaaacagttaaattaaaaatttcgcagaaagtcgaaacatttttaaggaGCATCGCAAgtgattaaaaacaaatgGCTGCCTTGCGCATGCGCAGTTCCACTGTTTCGAGCCTTCGGCAGCTGTTTAGGCTTCATTTCTATCAGTTATATGTAAAGCTTCTTAATCTATTTTacaagaactgttgaaaataacTACCTTCAGCTAGAATACTAGAATACAAGAATCTAATTTTCTCCCCATTCACTGccgaactctttcaaaaactctagggtaattttttaatgagttaCACCCAGTAATGgttcgattttaaaaattgttcacattTTCCACTGGAGGATTGTaaactaatgattttaaatgtcCCCATAGGAAATAATCCAGGGGGTTTAAGTCCGGGCATCGAGCAGGCCATAAGTGAGGTCCATCTCGACAGCGTTTCTTTCTACCAATGAAGcgaatttttcaagaaatggaTTGGTCGAGGTGGACTTCACAATGACTACTTCATTTGAGGTGGTCACTTTCAATAGTTCTTGTAGATTAAGAAGCTTTACatataatatttagtaataaaatgttactATTGTCGAAAAATTTT
Proteins encoded in this region:
- the LOC136408460 gene encoding gamma-aminobutyric acid receptor subunit alpha-2, whose protein sequence is MGIEADFLCVCFLFFLTFVAPYRIKLLEKAPHQGNINKELADNIPWKLKGNNESLIRRMRNTGPNDVVSKNITIILEDLLKNYESSQLPSHGKGHPTVVQTNILIRSMGPVSELDMEYSMDCYFRQYWRDQRLSFVGPIKSLSLSIKMLERIWRPDTYFYNGKNSYVHTITVPNKLLRISQDGDILYSMRLTIKAKCPMELKSFPMDRQSCPLLLGSYAYTSRDLVYHWQNDKSVNFVAGMTLSQFDLMSYPSRNFTFKRREGEFSVLEVSFNLQRHTGYFLIQVYVPCILIVVLSWVSFWIHREATSDRVGLGITTVLTLSTISLDSRTDLPKVRYATALDWFLLMSFFYCIATLLEFAGVHYFTKVGSGEIPIDEDEWEDCDERTEFIGSTASDLLMENSDNRRRRSSIVCPIYNTTSLYQSPKRTSLVSSIQTSPSVKVTVEKTTQTECKLARWKQFLYCLKGDDKFRKQRQREAAALDLNTRGHHGSIRHVNSVSLIDRVARIVFPASFCLFNLFYWMTYIMTQESFKWGDNKLNPQSH